A genome region from Desulfurobacterium indicum includes the following:
- a CDS encoding efflux RND transporter periplasmic adaptor subunit, with amino-acid sequence MRKILTIAVVAAVVFAGIRLVKKRKAEMEAASLPTIPSIIVKTVLPEKGNVTETALFTGKALRENTVLVSTKLSGYIDKVYVSENQKVHKGMLLAKIDGSEIESSIKQLRENLKAAEKSLEALKLSLKAAQTEKKFAEDKYKRIKALYKAGGASKEQLEGAETELKLKTIKVESAQKAIEAKHNEISGLKEAIKGKESLLNYTTITSPVNGIVGRVFIREGNLAVPGKPILSILTGYEKIVFTFPDDIHLKPGQPVTIPKYGTGKVTKIYPEAENGLPTAEAVLENGKEIPQGSLINVKVILKKAQGTTVPLNALVHRDNGTFVVVKENGQSRLKKVTVVAEDDKKAVIKPSINEPVAVGSESKLIRIVAGGEE; translated from the coding sequence ATGAGAAAAATCTTAACCATTGCTGTAGTGGCAGCAGTCGTATTTGCAGGAATAAGACTGGTAAAAAAAAGAAAGGCTGAAATGGAAGCAGCCTCTCTACCGACTATTCCTTCAATTATCGTTAAAACTGTCCTTCCAGAAAAAGGAAACGTAACTGAAACTGCCCTATTCACAGGAAAAGCTTTGAGAGAAAATACCGTTCTCGTTTCGACAAAACTTTCTGGATACATAGACAAAGTTTACGTCTCTGAGAACCAGAAAGTCCATAAAGGAATGCTGCTGGCAAAAATAGACGGAAGTGAAATTGAAAGCAGTATAAAGCAACTAAGAGAAAACCTGAAAGCCGCAGAAAAATCACTGGAAGCGCTCAAACTATCTCTGAAAGCCGCTCAAACAGAAAAGAAATTTGCAGAGGACAAATACAAAAGAATAAAAGCACTATACAAAGCCGGAGGAGCATCAAAAGAACAGCTTGAAGGAGCCGAAACAGAACTAAAACTTAAAACCATAAAAGTGGAAAGTGCCCAAAAAGCGATTGAAGCAAAACATAACGAAATATCAGGATTAAAAGAAGCTATAAAAGGGAAAGAGAGTCTGTTAAATTACACAACCATAACATCTCCGGTTAACGGAATTGTGGGAAGGGTCTTCATCAGGGAAGGCAACCTTGCAGTTCCGGGTAAGCCTATACTTTCAATACTTACAGGTTACGAAAAAATAGTATTCACATTCCCGGACGATATTCACCTAAAGCCGGGACAACCAGTAACGATACCAAAATACGGAACCGGAAAAGTAACAAAGATCTATCCGGAAGCAGAAAACGGATTACCCACCGCCGAAGCGGTACTTGAAAACGGAAAAGAAATCCCCCAGGGCAGTCTTATTAACGTAAAAGTTATCCTTAAAAAAGCACAAGGAACAACTGTTCCGTTAAACGCGTTAGTTCACAGAGATAACGGAACCTTCGTCGTCGTCAAAGAAAACGGACAATCCAGACTCAAAAAAGTAACAGTTGTAGCTGAAGATGACAAAAAAGCCGTTATAAAACCTTCCATAAACGAACCCGTTGCCGTTGGTAGTGAATCAAAACTAATAAGAATCGTGGCAGGTGGTGAGGAATGA
- a CDS encoding TolC family protein, translating to MKKLLPVIAVLLPITAYGLTMEEAVNTALKNNPDILITQTKIRSAKLNVKSKKRGNFGKFILKGSYTRYNIPRTLTPIVPPILSPVPSDRDIGSLGIAYTVNIFSGFSKIEDVKIANLEKKLAEDYLQLSKSQIAYNVRSIYLKILSLKENRNALSSYINALNTLKKEIQVGIKTGKRPEIDLLKVETEIEKINTEIETINGNIKTLRSALAFLMGKKNIGELEPINGEPKETPDTNLSENIRVKIARLQMEKSKKLTKKLKSSYFPSVNLDAYYGRNYGAGESAELWQVGISFNWLLFDFGSREAKLEMAKEGVLSSKIEIEKEKLFLQKNLTEALAKIETAKEKIRGTEKELELARKVKEIEKVRYDTGAGTIYDLLNAEARFESAKSRLISAKYDLIDAIYYLKFVKGEVK from the coding sequence TTGAAAAAGCTTTTACCGGTCATTGCCGTATTGCTTCCAATAACAGCATACGGACTGACAATGGAAGAAGCGGTGAACACCGCACTCAAAAATAACCCTGACATTCTTATCACACAAACAAAGATCCGTTCTGCCAAATTGAACGTTAAAAGCAAAAAAAGAGGAAATTTCGGAAAATTCATACTGAAAGGAAGCTACACAAGATACAACATACCGAGAACTCTCACTCCTATAGTTCCCCCTATTCTGTCTCCGGTGCCTTCGGACAGAGACATAGGAAGCCTTGGAATAGCCTATACGGTAAATATATTCTCCGGATTCTCAAAAATTGAAGATGTCAAAATAGCAAACCTCGAGAAGAAACTTGCAGAAGATTACCTTCAGCTCTCAAAATCTCAGATTGCTTACAACGTTCGCTCAATATACCTGAAAATTCTATCCTTAAAAGAAAACAGGAACGCCCTATCATCATATATAAATGCTCTCAATACTTTAAAAAAAGAGATACAGGTAGGTATAAAAACAGGAAAGAGACCTGAAATAGACCTATTAAAAGTCGAAACAGAGATAGAAAAAATCAATACTGAAATAGAGACTATAAACGGAAACATCAAAACCTTACGTTCTGCACTTGCCTTTTTAATGGGCAAAAAAAATATAGGAGAACTTGAACCGATTAATGGCGAACCCAAAGAGACTCCCGACACAAATCTATCTGAAAACATCAGAGTAAAAATAGCCCGTCTCCAGATGGAAAAGAGTAAAAAACTTACAAAAAAACTAAAATCTTCTTACTTCCCATCAGTTAATCTCGACGCTTACTACGGTAGAAACTACGGAGCAGGAGAAAGTGCCGAACTCTGGCAGGTAGGAATAAGCTTCAACTGGCTACTATTCGATTTCGGCAGCAGAGAAGCAAAGCTGGAAATGGCAAAAGAAGGAGTGCTCTCATCAAAAATCGAAATAGAAAAAGAGAAACTATTTCTACAGAAAAATTTAACAGAAGCACTGGCAAAAATAGAAACGGCAAAAGAGAAAATAAGAGGAACAGAAAAAGAGCTGGAACTTGCCAGAAAAGTTAAAGAAATAGAAAAAGTAAGGTATGACACGGGAGCCGGAACGATATACGATCTCTTAAATGCAGAAGCAAGATTTGAAAGTGCAAAAAGCCGTCTGATATCGGCAAAATATGATCTAATTGACGCAATATATTATCTGAAGTTCGTCAAAGGCGAGGTGAAATAA